The genomic DNA CGATCCGGGGATCAGCAGTGTCCGCCGAACGGCCGCGAAGATCAGGCCGTTCGCGGGTCAAGCCGACGAGAGCGATGCCGGGGAGAAGACAGCAGACGACCAGGCGCGTTCGCGCGGCAGACATGAGAGGCCCCGCGGTTTCAGAATCGCCCCAGTATAACCGCGGCGAGCGACAAATGAATCGTTTCGCGGTTTGGCAACACGCCCGCTGAAGTCCTGTCGAGGACCAACATCGCGCACGCCGTTCCGGAATGAACCAGCGCGAATCGTGAGCCGTGCCAGATCGTTGGTGGTATCACGCGGTTTTCCAACGAGATACGGTTATCCTGTAGGTGCAATCACGGAGCTTGTGGGCCACAGACTGGGTGGGAACCTGGGGCCAGATTCACCCACACCGATCCGGTTGAATGAGCCGTCACCCGCCCCCGCGAAATTGGGTTCGTTTGGTAAAAACGGGTGCCGGACCATTGTGTATGGTCCGTCCAAGTGAATGCAAGTCGACGCAATTGGGTTCGTTTGGTAAAAACGGGTGTCGGGAGGACCATCCCGAGCTGATCATCGATAAGCATCGACCGGCCGTGCCTCACACCCCGGCCGGCGCCGGCCGGAACAGCTTGTCGACCAGCGACTCGATGACCAGCACCAGTTGCACCTTGCGCTCGATCAGGTAGTCCGCCTCGGAGCAGGCTTCCATCAGGTCGGCGAGGTGGTCGGCTCCGGTGCGCAAGGCGAACCCGCGGACCGCGTCCGGCGTACCATCCGCGTCGGCGCCGAGGGCGGTGCGGACGGCCGCGTGGAGCAGGTCCGTCAGCAGCCGGATGACGAGCGACGCCCGCTGCCGCTGGGCCGCCGACTCTTTCCCCGCTTCCTCCACGAACCGCATCCACTCGGCCGCGAACCCGACCGGGTCCGGCCGCTGTGCCGTCACCGCCCCGACGAGCGTTTCGCGGAACGCCCACAATGCGTCGTCGTTTAGGGCAAGCGCCTGGCCGGGGCTGCCGCCCGCGAGCCGGACGAGCTGGTCCACCCGCGGCGGGTCAGTGACTTCGTGGTCGGCGAGGACGGCTCGCAGGTCGTCCGGCTTGAGCGGGTGGAAGCGGACGACCTGGGCGCGAGAGAGAATCGTCGGCAGCTGCCGCTCGGTCCCGGTGGCGAGCAGGATCAGGAGCGCCCCCGCGGGCGGCTCCTCCAGCGTCTTGAGGAAGCAGTTGGCCGACTCCTCGTTGAAGTCGTCCGCGTCCTCGACGACACCGATCTTGTGCGGCCCGCGGGCCGGCTTCAGGCCGAGGTGACTGCAAAACTCGCGGACCACGTCGATCGGCAACTCGTGCTTGTCTTCGGGCTTGCGGGCAGTGAAGAAGTCGGGGTGGGTGCCCGCCACCACCTGGGCGCAGGCCGGACAGTGGTCGCAGGCCGTCAACGGGGCGGGCGGGTGTTCGCACAGGAGCGCCTTGGCGAACTCGACGGCGAACAGGTTCTTGCCCACCCCCGGCGGCCCGGCGAACAGGTAGGCGTGGGCCAGCCGCCCGCGGCGGTGGGCGGTGAAGAGTTGCTCCCGCGCGGCGGCGTGCCCGCGAATCCGGTCCCAGCCCATGAAACGATACCCGGTTTGGTTGGCCGCTCACACCTGGGGCGACCGGAGGAGGCCGACGACGAGGTCGCAAACCCGCCCGTGTACGGTGTCGATCGAGGCGTCCGCGTTGACGACGCGGTGCGTTTCCGGCTTCCGGCGGGCGGTGGCCAGGAACCCGTCGCGGACGCGGTTGTGGAAGTCTTCGCCGCGGGTGTCGATGCGGGTCGCGTTCGACCGCCGCCGGGTCTTGGCGATCTCGACCGACATGTCGAGGATGATCGTGAGGTCCGATTCCAGACCGCCGGTCGACAACTGCCCGGCCTGCCACAACAACTCCGGGTCGAGTTTGCCGGCGTAGCCCTGGTAAACGATGTTGGACAGTAAGAACCGATCCGAGATGACGACCTCACCGCGGCCGATCGCGGGGCGGATGATCTGGTCGACCATTTCCGCCCGGCTGGCCATGAACAGCAGGGCCTCGGTCTGCAAGCTGATCGCGTGCTGCCGGCCGAACTGCAGAACCTCGCGTAATTTGAGGGCCAGTTCGGTGCCGCCGGGGTCGGCGCAGGCCGTGACGGTCGCGCCCTGCCCCCGGAGCCACTCGGCCAGTTTCAGACACTGGGTCGATTTGCCCGTGCCGTCGTACCCCTCGAAGACGACAAACGCTCCCTGCTTCATTGATTAGCCTAAATCCTGTCGGGTACGTCGATTATGGGGCGAAGTCTGGGCCAGAAAATGAGTATAGTGGAAAATAGCGGAAGTCGGCCGGTTGGTAAAGGGCTCCCCAGGGCGTTGCCCTGGGCTGGGAACCACCAGTCCTTCGGACTGAAAACCGCCGCGGCCGCTGAAGTGTTTTCACCCCGAAAGGGTGAGGGTTCTCAGCCCAGGGCAACGCCCTGGGTGTCTCAGGGCAACGCCCTGGGTGTCCCCGAAATATCGGGCCTCCGACGAAAATCCGTATGGAACACCGCTGCGGCAAGTTCATCGTCTTCGAAGGAATCGACGGCGCGGGCAAGACGACGCAAGTCGTCTTGCTGGCAGAGTACCTCGCGAAAATCGGCCGCCCCTTCGTTCGCTCGAAGGAGCCCACCGACGGCCAGTGGGGGCGACTCCTGCGGCAGTCCGCCGCGACGGGCCGGCTGTCGCTCGGGGAAGAGCTGGACCTGTTAACCCGGGACCGGCAGGAGCACGTTACCCAACTGATCAATCCTGCCCTCGACCGCGGCGACGTGGTGATTCTCGATCGCTACTTCTATTCCACCATCGCCTACCAGGGCTCGCGGGGTGGCGACGTCGAAGAGATCACCGACCGGATGGCGACCCGCTTTCCCATCCCCGACGTAGTCTTTCTGATCGACGTACCGGCGGAAGTCGGGATCGCGCGGATCAAGGAAGGCCGCGGCGAGGCGCCCAACGCGTTCGAGCAACTGGACACGCTGCGAGCCGTGCGCGAGGTGTTCTTAAATCAAGTGGCCCGGCACGCCAACATCGTGCTGCTGGACGGCAGCCGGGACATCAAGACGCTGCACGAACAGATTTTGCAAATCGTGAACGAGCGATGTTTGGCCGGTCACACCGCCTGATACTCCGTCGGGTCCGGCACGCCGGCTTCCGCGAAACCTTTCCGCCGTAACTGGCACGAGTCGCAGTGGCCGCAGGCGCGTCCGGCCGCGTCCGGGTCATAGCAACTCAGCGTCTGGCTGTAGTCGACGCCCAGGGCGGCGCCGGCGCGGATGATCTCGGCCTTGGTCATCTGGATCAGTGGGGCGCGAACGCGATACCGGCCCGCGCCCTCGACGCCGGCCTTGGTGGCGACGTTGGCCAGCGCCTCGAACGCCTCCAGGAACGCCGGCCGACAGTCCGGGTAGCCGGAGTAGTCGAGGATGTTCGCACCAATGAAGAGGTCGAACGCGCCGACCGTCTCCGCGTAGCCGAGTGCGACGCCGAGCAGGATGGTGTTCCGCGCCGGCACGTAGGTGACGGGCACGCCGTGGCCCATCTCGTCCGCCCCGCGGTCCTTTGGGACCGCGATGTCGGCCGTCAGCGCGGACCCGCCGATAGCCCGGAGGTCGAGTGTGACGGTGCGATGCTCGGCCACGCCCAGCGACTTCGCGACCGCGGTGGCCCGAACCAGTTCGACCTTGTGCCGCTGGCCGTAATCCACGCTCAGTGCGAAGACGTCGAACCCCTGAGACTTCGCCAGGGCCAGGGTCGTGGTGCTATCGAGTCCGCCACTGAGTAGTACAACGGCACGGGGCAAGTCGGAATCTCCGAAGGAAAATCGTCACCGAAACTGAAGTACCGTGGGCAAACTCTCGGGTTCGATAATCGCATTCCCACGATAGAGAAACCGTGCGGCGTCCGCAACCACCCATTCCTACCATGAACGCAGTCCTACTGGAACTGCCCGGCCGGGTTAACTATCAACACATATAGGGACAGCACACACCAGGTACGCTTCTGATGGAATTCACCGAAACGCCGGCCGCCGACCAGTTGGAAACGTTCCCGAACCCGCGGCCAGGCCGGGACTTCACGATCGAAATCGTCTGCCCCGAGTTCACGAGCGTCTGCCCGAAGACGGG from Fimbriiglobus ruber includes the following:
- a CDS encoding ATP-binding protein; translation: MGWDRIRGHAAAREQLFTAHRRGRLAHAYLFAGPPGVGKNLFAVEFAKALLCEHPPAPLTACDHCPACAQVVAGTHPDFFTARKPEDKHELPIDVVREFCSHLGLKPARGPHKIGVVEDADDFNEESANCFLKTLEEPPAGALLILLATGTERQLPTILSRAQVVRFHPLKPDDLRAVLADHEVTDPPRVDQLVRLAGGSPGQALALNDDALWAFRETLVGAVTAQRPDPVGFAAEWMRFVEEAGKESAAQRQRASLVIRLLTDLLHAAVRTALGADADGTPDAVRGFALRTGADHLADLMEACSEADYLIERKVQLVLVIESLVDKLFRPAPAGV
- the queC gene encoding 7-cyano-7-deazaguanine synthase QueC; protein product: MPRAVVLLSGGLDSTTTLALAKSQGFDVFALSVDYGQRHKVELVRATAVAKSLGVAEHRTVTLDLRAIGGSALTADIAVPKDRGADEMGHGVPVTYVPARNTILLGVALGYAETVGAFDLFIGANILDYSGYPDCRPAFLEAFEALANVATKAGVEGAGRYRVRAPLIQMTKAEIIRAGAALGVDYSQTLSCYDPDAAGRACGHCDSCQLRRKGFAEAGVPDPTEYQAV
- the tmk gene encoding dTMP kinase; this encodes MKQGAFVVFEGYDGTGKSTQCLKLAEWLRGQGATVTACADPGGTELALKLREVLQFGRQHAISLQTEALLFMASRAEMVDQIIRPAIGRGEVVISDRFLLSNIVYQGYAGKLDPELLWQAGQLSTGGLESDLTIILDMSVEIAKTRRRSNATRIDTRGEDFHNRVRDGFLATARRKPETHRVVNADASIDTVHGRVCDLVVGLLRSPQV
- the tmk gene encoding dTMP kinase translates to MEHRCGKFIVFEGIDGAGKTTQVVLLAEYLAKIGRPFVRSKEPTDGQWGRLLRQSAATGRLSLGEELDLLTRDRQEHVTQLINPALDRGDVVILDRYFYSTIAYQGSRGGDVEEITDRMATRFPIPDVVFLIDVPAEVGIARIKEGRGEAPNAFEQLDTLRAVREVFLNQVARHANIVLLDGSRDIKTLHEQILQIVNERCLAGHTA